The DNA sequence CCAAAGCTCGATTCATCGCGCGAAGAACTGAATCCGTATCCGTGCGCCAGCTCCAGCGACCGCTCAGTAATGCATTCTCACCGAATTCGTGCGATTTCGTTTTAGAATTACtgtgtttgtttgattttttatttttttgctccAGCTGAGTACATGAGCTTGCCGGCGAGTCAGTACTCGGTGTTGGATGCGGAGAGGATAGAGCGAGTGGACGACAATACGTTCAGGTGTTATGTGTATAGATTCAAGTTTTTCGCGTTTGAAGTTTGTCCTGTTTTGCTGGTGAGAGTGGAGGAGCAGCCTGATGGTTGCTCCATTAATCTCTTGTCTTGTAAGGTGGTGAATCAAtcgctttctctctctagttGAGCTTACTTGTGTGATGTGTGatgaattttattgaattgaattgcaTTTTTGCAGCTTGAGGGTTCGCCCATTGTGGTTGCTCAGAATGACAAATTTGATGGTTAGCATCTTCATTTACATTGTGTGGTTGATGTgtgatgaatatttttatgtatatttgcTGTTTCGagcttaatttatttgttaaaatgaaaaggacTAACAATTATTTGGTGGGAACTGCAACTGAGAGCTAACAACAGTTACTAGATTGActgattgttttttttgttactgTTGTAACAAAGAAAATGCAGTGGTGTATGATCTTGCGTGTGTATCTTCCAGATCACGGTGTTAACCATGTGCTGATCTTTTAATAAACGTCTGAATATGCTAGAATTAAGTCGTGTTAGATGAAGTCGTCTGTGTAGTTTGCAGTAAGAGAGCTCTCTGTATCGTCTgccttttcaaaaaaatatttctcgTACGCCTTTGTTTTTGTGTCTTTCGTTCTGTTTCGTAGTCCATTCTGTTTTGATTCTCACTAGATTATACATAACCAAGAAAGCCATTCAGTTGACATATGTTCATGCCCGAGTAAGCTATTCCATTATGTTATCCACTGATTGACTGATCATTCTCCTCTCTACGTTAGTTGAATATCACTGTCATTAGTAATAGAGCTTCAAACAATGATTGTATTGTTCAATCATGAATGGCATGATTAATGATCTGAGTTTCACATTTCCCATTCTTCTTTTTGAACTAAAGGATgagtaatttgttttttttttcatgtttcaaAAACAAGGCATGATTGTCTGAATTTGCGTCTTTCGATTCTGAATATTACTGCATAATTCTTTTCAGGAGTCCTTTGACACTGATTTGGTATGGGCAATGCAGCTTCAATGGAGAATAAGATATCCTGTGATAGCCCAAGAAGTGATTCACCGGTTCAGAAGTTGACTTCCAATGCAGTCATTGAGGTACTCACATTATGCCCGTGGAACTCATCAATAATTACATACACGGGCAACTTTTCTTACATGGCTTGATGATCATCGTCTGTCTTGTGCAGGTTAGCATTGAAATTCCTTTTGCATTTCGTGCAATTCCAACACAATCCATTGAGTCAACTGGCTCCCAAGTTCTGGGACAGATACTGAAGGCTATGCTTCCCCGATTTATGTCACAGGTTTGCGgatgtgattatttttactTCTCGAGTGTTTTATagatattgtattttttaaaaatagttggTCTTAGACTCTTAGTCCTATTAACCattcaaaggaaaaaaagggaTCTCTTCCTTCAAGTTCTAGCTCGGTTCTGCATAGAAGTTAAACATATGGATTTAAAATCCCATTGTGTTCCTTATGAGTActagtttaaaaatattccTATATAGGAGTAAAACTTGACAGATCTTTCACCAAATTATGTGTGAGCTCGGTA is a window from the Salvia hispanica cultivar TCC Black 2014 chromosome 1, UniMelb_Shisp_WGS_1.0, whole genome shotgun sequence genome containing:
- the LOC125200571 gene encoding uncharacterized protein SYNPCC7002_A1590; protein product: MASLTPNPIQFNFRNAKSPSRRSVPPYLVVLSNLASSPEDSSKPARRISADSGPKARFIARRTESVSVRQLQRPLTEYMSLPASQYSVLDAERIERVDDNTFRCYVYRFKFFAFEVCPVLLVRVEEQPDGCSINLLSCKLEGSPIVVAQNDKFDASMENKISCDSPRSDSPVQKLTSNAVIEVSIEIPFAFRAIPTQSIESTGSQVLGQILKAMLPRFMSQLVKDYQAWASGDTSRQPLGTGEI